One segment of Streptosporangium brasiliense DNA contains the following:
- a CDS encoding class I SAM-dependent methyltransferase translates to MLPGTRPGDGDTRTFLGAIMRNPHQLGAIAPSSKAVARLATSVVPGTRGAVVVELGAGGGVISDAIRDRLPPDGRQLAIELNHDMVRHLRRSRPWLEVIAGDAGDLGRFLGRAGVTQVDAVVSSLPWTLFDERQQKRILDEVSAALALGGMFSTVTTLTAMPFRRFRLFRGLLESTFTTVGTMGPVWHNVPPALVFTASEGPPPAAGDGPGRR, encoded by the coding sequence GTGCTGCCTGGAACCCGTCCCGGCGACGGCGACACCCGCACCTTCCTCGGTGCGATCATGCGTAATCCCCACCAGCTGGGCGCGATCGCGCCCAGCTCGAAGGCCGTCGCCCGGCTGGCCACCTCGGTCGTCCCGGGCACCCGCGGAGCCGTGGTCGTCGAGCTCGGCGCCGGCGGCGGCGTGATCAGCGACGCGATCCGCGACCGCCTGCCGCCGGACGGGCGGCAGCTCGCCATCGAGCTCAACCACGACATGGTCCGCCACCTACGGCGCAGCCGCCCCTGGCTGGAAGTGATCGCCGGCGACGCGGGCGACCTGGGCAGGTTTCTGGGGCGGGCCGGGGTGACACAGGTCGACGCGGTCGTCTCCTCCCTGCCCTGGACCCTGTTCGACGAGCGGCAGCAGAAGCGCATCCTGGACGAGGTGTCGGCCGCGCTCGCCCTGGGCGGGATGTTCAGCACCGTCACCACCCTGACCGCGATGCCCTTCCGGCGCTTCCGGCTGTTCCGCGGGCTGCTGGAGAGCACTTTCACCACCGTCGGCACCATGGGCCCGGTCTGGCACAACGTCCCGCCCGCGCTGGTCTTCACGGCCTCGGAGGGCCCGCCCCCGGCCGCGGGGGACGGGCCGGGGCGCCGTTGA